The region CCTTCGCGGACGGCCCTAGGTGTCCCAGGGCGACCGCTGCCCACTCGCGGACGCTCACGTCCTCGTGCCGCAGCGCGTCGATCAGGGCCGAGACATCGATCGGTCCGGTACCGGTCGTAGGCGAGGCGTCCGAGCGGTCCGGCTCTCGTTCCTCCGTGATCGTCCTCAGGGCCTCGGCGGCGGCATGGGCGACAGAGAGCGCCTTGTCTTCGAGCGCTTTCGTAAGGGCCGGAACCGCATCCTTGGCCATGGGGCCCATCTCCCACAAGCCCACGGCCGCCCTCCAGCGGACGCGCACGTTGGGATGGTCCAGGCCCGATATGAAGCTGGCAAGCCGTTCCTTGCCGGCCAACTCCGCCTCGGCGGCGATTTCGGAGGGGATCGGGCGAGTTGTGTCACGCCTCGCGGGCGGGGCGCCATCGGCGGCCCCCGGAAGGGTGTAACCCCTGGGCGGAGTGAAACCCCGGGGAGGGAGTGGGAGCGGTGACCTGAGCGGGGTGGGCTTTCGGCGGGGCTCAAGGTCGGGTCCGCCCCGAGCCAGGCGCAAGGCCTCGCTCATTCCCCGCGCCGTCGCATAGCGCTCGTCGGGTGACTTGGCGAGCGCCTTCCGCAAGATCGGAACCAGTTGCCTCGGGAGGGGGGCGGCGTGGGGCCCGCTTAGCGGGGGAGCCTCCCGCAAGTGCTTGAGGATCGTGAGGACCGGACTCTCACCGCGAAAAGGGACGCGGCCCGTGAAAAGCTCGAAGACGACCACCCCGAGCGCGTAGAGGTCGCTCCGGAAGTCCACACTTCCCCCGCGTGCTTGCTCGGGGCTCATGTACTCCGGGGTCCCGATGATCTCCCCGGCAACGGTGCCCTCGGTCTGTCCGTCGGCCATCCACCGCTTTGCGGCTCCGAAATCGATGAGTCTGACGATTCCGCGTGAGTCCAGCATCACGTTCGACGTCTTGAGGTCGCGGTGAACGATCCCCACGTCGTGGATCGCCTGTAGCCCCTTGCTGATCTGGATCGCGACCTCGAAAGCTTCGTCCCATCCCAGGCTGCCTTTCTCTGCGATCCTGCGGCGCAGGTCGACTCCGTCCACGAACTCCATCGAGACATAGGTACGCCCCCTGTCCTCCCCGTATTCGTGAAAGCGGCAGACGTTGCGGTGGCTCACTTTGCGGGCAAGCTTGATCTCGAACTGGAACCGGCGGCCCCATTGGGGGGTCCGGCTCATGTCGAAGCGCAGGAGCTTGACGGCGACGACTTCATCGAGGATGCGGTCTTGAGCTTTGTAGACCGCTCCCATGCCTCCCTGACCGAGGAGGTCGAGGATTTCGTAGCGGCGGCTCAGGACCTCGCCCACCTTGAGAATGGAGAGATGCCGCCCACATTGGGAACACGCGTCCGCGGCGCTATCGTTTTCTGCCTTACACGACGGGCAGATCACCGGAGGATCAAGCCCCATGGTTCACAGCTCGTTCCATGTGGAGGATCGTGCGAATCGCGGCTGGAGAGATGGCCAAGAGAGGTTAAAGCACTCCCGAGCACCTGGCAAGGGGGGCGGACAGGGGGGCGGGCAGGGGGCAGGCACCCGCTCGGACGCTCCCCGCCGAGCGGGGGGCCCTTGACCCGGCACGGGCGCGGAGGGCCGGCCCTTCCTAAAACCAGTCCGATGACAGAGCTCGCCCGCCCCGCGATGGCCACCATGCCCGTCGCCGGGCGACGCGGTTCTCCGCTACTCCGGCCGCTGCCATCGGTCGGGCAGCCAACGCCAGAACGCCCACCAGGGCGTCTGAAGGACCGCCAAACGTGCCCGCTGTACGGGATCCATGCGCCGTGGCGTCGTGATCTCCCTCATGCTCAAGAGGAATCTCTCTCGCTCGTGGAACTTCTTCCAATGTCTGTAAGAGGACGCGAGAAACAGACTGAGCCCCAGGAGGAGCACTGACGCGAGCAGATAGAGAGTCGTTCGCACAACACGCTCGTATGATGATCGTCGTACGACTCACTCCCACGCGGAAGTCGCGGTCAGGACATGGGCTTCACAGCGAGCGCCCCCCTGACCTTCGCCCTTTCACCGGCGGCATCCAAGCTCCCTTCGCAACCAAACTCAGTGATTCCGGACACCACCGCCACCAACTGCACCCCTGGCTCGCTCCCGACCCCAGCTGGCGGCAACAACCAACTCATTGAGCCTTGCCCGCATGCGGTTCCCTGGGGCCAGGAGGCGGTTCGCGACCTGGGCCAGCCTGCGCCGCCTCCGCCTGGCCGTACCGGATTACGCCCAGGATCCGGAGGGCCCAGAGAGTGCGACAGGCCTCCAGGTTCGAAAGGTAGGAGACCTGGCAGATCTGCTCTACCGAGGCCCGGCCGTTGACGTGGGCCAAGACCTGTTGCTCCTCGTCCGTCAACCCGAGCTTGACAAGGACCTCCGTGTTGCCGGTGGGAACGGGAACGGAGCTCATGTCCCCGATCCCGCGATGGATGAGGCTCCAAGCGCGGATCCGGCGGATCCCCTCCAGGATGAGATTTTCCATGGGAAAACTGAGGATCACCACGTCCTCGAAGCCGATCTCGCCCGAGGTCAGCTCGTACTCCCCGTGGGTCCACGTGAGGACGTCGAGCAGGATCTCCTTCACGTGCTGCTGCATTGCGGGGAGCAGATCCAGTGGCTCGAGGACCCCCATCTCCACCAGGACCGTCCCCAGCCGCTGGCCGGGCTGCATCCTCTGGCTGCCCTCCCGGTACTGGCGAGCGGTGATCTTGCCTCGCCGAAGCAGGCTCTCGCCCATGCGTTCATCGGGGTCGCTGCTTTTGGCGTAGATCACA is a window of Vicinamibacteria bacterium DNA encoding:
- a CDS encoding DUF4388 domain-containing protein — encoded protein: MIQDASVPERLLSALANRETGILTFRNGSVTKSLYLHMGHVIYAKSSDPDERMGESLLRRGKITARQYREGSQRMQPGQRLGTVLVEMGVLEPLDLLPAMQQHVKEILLDVLTWTHGEYELTSGEIGFEDVVILSFPMENLILEGIRRIRAWSLIHRGIGDMSSVPVPTGNTEVLVKLGLTDEEQQVLAHVNGRASVEQICQVSYLSNLEACRTLWALRILGVIRYGQAEAAQAGPGREPPPGPREPHAGKAQ
- a CDS encoding HEAT repeat domain-containing protein, whose protein sequence is MGEVLSRRYEILDLLGQGGMGAVYKAQDRILDEVVAVKLLRFDMSRTPQWGRRFQFEIKLARKVSHRNVCRFHEYGEDRGRTYVSMEFVDGVDLRRRIAEKGSLGWDEAFEVAIQISKGLQAIHDVGIVHRDLKTSNVMLDSRGIVRLIDFGAAKRWMADGQTEGTVAGEIIGTPEYMSPEQARGGSVDFRSDLYALGVVVFELFTGRVPFRGESPVLTILKHLREAPPLSGPHAAPLPRQLVPILRKALAKSPDERYATARGMSEALRLARGGPDLEPRRKPTPLRSPLPLPPRGFTPPRGYTLPGAADGAPPARRDTTRPIPSEIAAEAELAGKERLASFISGLDHPNVRVRWRAAVGLWEMGPMAKDAVPALTKALEDKALSVAHAAAEALRTITEEREPDRSDASPTTGTGPIDVSALIDALRHEDVSVREWAAVALGHLGPSAKAAVTALRAALKNTMSGIRDWAAAALGGIGPEAREAIPDLVGALKDESRFVRAAAAAALGAMGPSAKDVVPDLVGALRDENANVRWRAAAALGEIGPEARAAIPALLSALEDRDASTTDAVALALEKVIGKPEPSPQPNPLPNPEPPGPAAPDTVDVGSLILSLTTDDESGVRWRAAAALGDMGRVAKEAVPALTGALEDQDDTVRGEAARALGRMNSAAKEAVPALAAALRDGDEVLRHHAAAALGLIGPDALAAVPALIEALKERDFLEPDEAQEALFSIGRAAVPALIEALRDENPRIRGKASSLVARLGGKGKTPVNRFYVENVYCVAGSERMRVANLGTGGLFASTEQPPPVGEMVTLVVELAPTTFLKVVGQVSWVNNAAAPSSRDWPPGFGVRFTRITNEDMAAIRDILKRSEPVLGSVPPSALEKRKDSGP